A genomic window from Solanum dulcamara chromosome 11, daSolDulc1.2, whole genome shotgun sequence includes:
- the LOC129872494 gene encoding uncharacterized protein At1g65710-like, which translates to MGSCLSKKSTCSSPPLALVKQNQEAEPKSLVEKKKVQGQIVRREIFVIKHRISHEQGSKDDEDNFKEQSEFAPLRRTSSCTKQEVDAILIQCGRLSRSSSPNKGLPFSGAAESSDNTNFNPNRSGKYSISKKSCDFDNENRSNGSRGGSRRASRSPVRRSESPITASTDANGINVRPGKMVSVPATVSSLMVDKNAELISTATIQRIQVKRNVGTASPRARSPAKVNLKASTENINFQQQPLYLSRSNSRKKEDSPFRRKPPSEIDTPVVVTEPMPFYIQKLNAENINNGKVLQGTEQKLGISKATLDYGLTNVYGKVKEQQQLAQEAKALRTNAAMDVVASEFKSLVPEGTRRSRSPRLSRDIDINHRVQSNPTQSYTELLLEDIQNFHQKSRNPSFSLPSCVTKACSILEAVADFNSSTTSNLSSAFSEDRRSNPTVEQFNKNTSASLRTNPQGKNRLEIKDPYVESEVALSDNFMEPPRKQKYANFERGTDGGYMEEIESSESNSFVGYQRRRCSPSSREPNSADSTDSWDPPKSYSRLYMNPLAFQKCTVSDHVPDMDEGKSRLQIRGFT; encoded by the exons ATGGGGAGTTGTTTGAGCAAGAAGAGCACTTGTTCTTCTCCTCCTCTTGCACTTGTGAAACAAAATCAAGAAGCAGAACCTAAATCCCTTGTAGAAAAGAAGAAAGTACAGGGGCAAATAGTGAGAAGAGAAATCTTTGTTATCAAACACAGGATAAGCCATGAACAAGGGTCTAAAGACGACGAGGATAATTTCAAGGAACAAAGTGAATTTGCACCATTGAGGAGGACTTCAAGTTGTACAAAACAAGAAGTTGATGCTATTTTGATACAATGTGGGAGGCTTAGCAGAAGCTCATCCCCCAACAAAGGTCTTCCTTTTTCAGGTGCTGCTGAATCTTCTGATAATACAAATTTCAACCCCAATAGAAGTGGAAAGTATTCTATTTCCAAGAAAAGTTGTGATTTTGACAATGAAAACAGAAGTAATGGCAGCAGGGGAGGGAGTAGAAGGGCGAGCAGATCTCCTGTTAGAAGATCTGAATCACCAATTACTGCTTCTACTGATGCTAATGGGATTAATGTTAGACCAGGAAAGATGGTTTCTGTGCCTGCTACTGTTTCATCTCTTATGGTGGATAAGAATGCTGAGCTGATTTCTACAGCTACTATTCAGAGGATTCAAGTGAAGAGAAATGTGGGTACTGCATCTCCTCGTGCTCGGTCCCCAGCAAAGGTGAATTTGAAGGCATCAACTGAGAACATTAATTTTCAACAGCAGCCCTTGTACCTTAGCCGCAGCAATTCCAGGAAAAAAGAAGATTCTCCTTTCAGAAGGAAACCTCCAAGTGAGATTGATACCCCTGTGGTGGTCACTGAACCAATGCCCTTCTATATCCAG AAactgaatgcagaaaatataaACAATGGCAAAGTTCTGCAAGGAACTGAGCAAAAACTTGGCATCAGCAAAGCAACTCTAGATTACGGCCTTACAAATGTTTATGGCAAAGTCAAGGAGCAGCAGCAGCTGGCACAGGAAGCTAAAGCATTGAGAACAAATGCTGCGATGGATGTGGTTGCTTCAGAATTCAAAAGCCTAGTGCCTGAGGGAACAAGAAGAAGCAGGTCGCCGAGGCTATCCCGAGACATAGACATTAATCATAGAGTTCAGTCAAATCCTACTCAATCATATACTGAGTTATTGCTTGAGGACATCCAAAACTTTCATCAAAAGAGCAGAAACCCTTCATTTTCACTTCCATCTTGTGTAACAAAAGCTTGCTCAATACTGGAGGCAGTTGCTGATTTCAACTCAAGCACAACTTCCAATCTATCCAGTGCTTTCTCTGAAGACAGAAGAAGTAACCCCACAGTTGAGCAATTTAACAAGAATACCAGTGCTTCTTTACGAACCAATCCTCAGGGTAAAAATAGGTTAGAAATAAAGGACCCATACGTGGAGTCTGAGGTTGCTCTAAGTGATAACTTTATGGAGCCTCCCAGAAAACAGAAGTATGCAAACTTCGAACGGGGAACTGATGGAGGTTATATGGAAGAGATAGAATCCTCAGAAAGCAATAGTTTTGTTGGTTATCAGCGACGTAGGTGTTCCCCTTCCTCTCGAGAACCAAATTCAGCCGATTCAACCGATTCTTGGGATCCTCCGAAATCTTACAGTAGGCTGTATATGAATCCATTAGCCTTTCAAAAGTGTACAGTATCTGATCATGTCCCTGATATGGATGAAGGTAAAAGTAGACTGCAAATTAGGGGATTCACATAA